The genome window GTACCATCACTTTTCCAGACTTTATGGTATTCCTCTACAAGCCAACGGTGCTCATAGTAGGTGATGATAGCTAAAGCGTCTTCTTTGCTGGTGACTGGTTCACTGGTTAATAGGTGCCAGCTTAAGCCGTTCTCAGCGTTTCCTCGCTCTGCACAGCCGACATAGTAAACTGGGAGGGAGTGTCCTTTCTTATTGTAAGGCGCTTTGAGTGTCACTGGCGCATAGGTGATATCCAGTGTTGCGCTTCGGGCTTTTCTTCCTCCTTTTTGTGCAATGTGGATGTGTTTGGTGCCTGCACTCATCAGCTCGCTTGCAAACGCATAGAGCTTATCCTCACCTTCTTCAATATGACGACTTTGCATCGAGCGTACGACGAATCGTTGCTGCTCGCTCAGTTTATACTGCAAGTATTCGTAGATGTCCGCTTCGCGGTCACACACCGATATCACGTTCGCCATTTGTCCTTGCAGCCGCTCTGCCATCGCTCGTGACGCTGACTCCCACTTGTAACTTTCTTTTTCTTCGTAAGAAGTCGTCGCGTGTTTTTCTCTTTTTCCAATCGTGTTGATATCACGACTCCAGCGAGACTGTTCAATTAATCCCACAACTTGCTTTGTGTCTGGCGCAAACAGTAATACGCTATGAGCTAACAAGCCTCGTTGTTTTGCTCCTCGTCCGACATGACCCAAATCATCTCGAATGGAGGAATGTTTATAAATTAGTGTGGTCGTGTCTTCTAATGCGAGTAATAAGTTATGACTTTTTGCTTGTTCAACCGTGGCTTTAAAGCCTGACTCTGCTATAGCCGTTGCGTCAATATTCTCGTTGCGAATAAAGCGGTAGGCACCTTCCATATCGGCGGGGGATTGAGTGATGTTCACAAGTGGTTTTCCTGGTTCATTTGCAAGCGTTGATGCTAACTTTACCAGACGCGCTGTTCTTCTTGGATCACCTAAGTCCGATTTACCGAATTGTTGTTTTGCCCAATGAGTATGTTCGTTAATCATAATGTGCCCTCAAACAAGATTTGAAGATCTGATCATGACATTGAGATTTAGTTCAAAAAAATCCCCGCTAATTTCTTAGCAGGGATTTGTGTATAAGAGACAGCAGGAAGTGCCTTTTTCACTCACTCAATTAATTGGCGTACCAAAGCCATTAAAGGCAAGTATGAATGCTAGCGGTATAGGCGCTGTTCGCACAAGTACTTGGCAAAAAGGCGTTGTGTTTAAAGAAGTAATAACCGACTGGCAACCAAATAAACAGATGCATTATAGATTTGATATAGACCCTGATGCTATCCCCGATGACGCACTCGATAAACACGTAAAACTAGGCGGTGAATACTTTTCACCTCTTTACGGTGGATATGAGTTAAGTGAAGATAAAAGCGGCAATACGATTTTAACGTTAAAAACGACCGTGCAAGATAATACAAATTTTGGTGTTTATTCGCGAATATGGGGGGAGGTGATATTTCAAGATTTTCATCATTCACTTTTAACGTTGATGAAAAACAGAGCTGAAAAGTCACTTATCGCAGCTGTTTCTTATAATTAGCTTAAACCATCATATTTCTAAAAAATATTACACACTAAAAGGTAAAGCCTTTGCATTTGCAAAGGCTTTTGTTTTAACTGCTCACTTTTACCAAATCATTTCTACAAATTCAGGGTGGTCGATATACGGGTTACGATTGCCTTGAAATTCAAACGCTGCTTGGTTACGGTCAAGTTCCATTTGGCTTACAGGATCGCTGTTATGCCAGTTAAGCAGCATGGCTACAACCCAGTTCTCGAATACTTGGTTGCTTGAACCATTAAGTACAGCATTACTTGAGGTCGTTTTGGTTTGCCAAGTGCCTATTACATTTTCGTAGCGCGTTGCCATGTAAAAATAAGCGCGAGCAAAGTCACCTTTAAATTCGTCAATTGGCTCAAATACAGTACCTGAGTAATTTAATGAATTTGCGGCAGAACCTAATTTACTTCCGTTAGTTGATGTAAATGAAGCGCTTGCTACTTCACCAAATGGGAAGTTACTACGTTTTGAGTTTACATAACCGTCGGTTGCGTAAATATGATGCACATCTGAGTTCATTGGCTCAATAGTGCCGCCAAACCAGCTTTTAGGAAATGAATGCTCACGGTTGTAACAGCCGCCTTCTCCACTATAGTTACCACATTGATCGCTCACCGCAGCATAATTGTAGCTATCTGAGCCGTTTGGTTTTTCGCTATACATATCTAAAATGCTGTTATCGTTTTCAAAGTATGTATCACGTGCAGACGAGTCGTAAAAATTCCAAATAGCCGAGTAACCCTGTGCATTATGATCTTTAATAATATTATAAAGCTCAGTTTTTAGTGCATAACCCGATAGCCCTTGAGCAGTAACATAATAGCCAGTGGGTGTTGGGTTGGTCCCGCCGCCATCACCAGAGCCACTACCTAAAGTAAATGCCGTGCTGTCTGTATTATTAAAACTTGCACCGCTAGCAAGTGTGGTAGAGCCTTGCTTAAGCGCATAACTGCCATTACCTGTTGAACAACACATGCCATCGCCGTAGCTGTCGTTAATAACAAGTGTGTAAGTTCCATCAGTTAGGCATATTTGCTCATCATACTGAGTGTTTGATGCGTAACCACTGCCGTTAGCAAAAGCACTACCTTGATTGTTATTAACGGCCCAGCTAGTTTCGCTACCGTAATTATCGGTATTAAGCGTTAAGGTAAGGCTATTGTCGGTACAGCTTGTTGATGCGCTGCCATCAGCGTTTGGTAAAAAGTTATCTACGTATACGGTTTCGTTGCCATTAAATCCACTTACATCATAAAACCTAAGCCCTACGCTAATTGTTTTATCACTACTTGCTGAATAGCTATGGCTAACTGTTTGCCATTGGTTAGTTTGTGCTTGATTTGAATAGCTTTGATAACCATCTACATACAAGCGAGCTTTAATTTTACCTTCGGTGTGGTAAACATCAGCCGAAAAGTTATAGGTTTTACCTGCTTCTACAGCAACTTGTTGTAGTAAATCAGTGTTACTTTGCGATCCTGTTGTTACATTTACAGCAGCAGAGCTACTACCGCTTTTAACTGTACTGGTTGAGCGAGATAAAGCAATTCCGCTATCTATCGTAGTCCATGCATCAGGTGTATTGCCAGTCCATTGTTCAAAGCCGCCATTAGCTACATTGGCCATTACAGGTAATGAGCCAAGTAACAATGCGGTACTAAGTAGTTTATTTTTATATTTCCCGTGTAACATAGTTGTTCCTATTTTTATTTTGAATGAGGAATATACCCTACATTAGTTAGTTGCAAAATTGTTAATTTAAAGTGCCATAAAAGGCAATAATCGTCCTTTAATCTGTTTTTGAAGGTGTTTTTATAAATTAATAACTAAATGGAATATCAAAGCAGATTCTATTCTTTTTTTATCTATGCAGAGCCCGTTATCCTACATACTTAGAAAACCTCAACAGATACGCTCTGGATGAGGTAAAACTCATTTTTAACAATACACAAAGTGTGTTGTGTTTAATTTTCAGGGTTATGGGGAATCGATTCATGTTGTTAGGTCAACTAAATGCTGCGGCAAGCCCGCTATCGCAAGATCAAGTACAAAAGCTGCAAGGTTTAGTGGCTGAACTTAATCCAATTCAACAAGCGTGGGTAAGTGGTTACTTAGCTGCAAATGCTAATTCGGCTGCGTTAGGTGCTCCTACGGCAGGCGTACCGGCTGCGGGTGATGCAGCAGCGCTAACTATTTTATATGGTTCGCAAACAGGTAACGCAAAAGGTGTAGCTACCAAAATGAAAGAGCAGGCTGAGTCGCGAGGCTTAGCCGTTAAGCTTGTTAGCATGTCAGATTACAAACCAACAGCCCTGAAAAAAGAAAAGTTTTTAACTATCGTTGTATCTACTTACGGCGAAGGTGAGCCACCTGAAGACGCAGAAACACTTCACGAATTTTTAGCCACTAAAAAAGCGCCAAAACTAGACGATGTAAAAATAGCGGTTATTGGCTTAGGTGATTCTAGCTATGAGTTTTTCTGCCAAACAGCAAAAGATTT of Pseudoalteromonas arctica A 37-1-2 contains these proteins:
- a CDS encoding endonuclease, whose translation is MLHGKYKNKLLSTALLLGSLPVMANVANGGFEQWTGNTPDAWTTIDSGIALSRSTSTVKSGSSSAAVNVTTGSQSNTDLLQQVAVEAGKTYNFSADVYHTEGKIKARLYVDGYQSYSNQAQTNQWQTVSHSYSASSDKTISVGLRFYDVSGFNGNETVYVDNFLPNADGSASTSCTDNSLTLTLNTDNYGSETSWAVNNNQGSAFANGSGYASNTQYDEQICLTDGTYTLVINDSYGDGMCCSTGNGSYALKQGSTTLASGASFNNTDSTAFTLGSGSGDGGGTNPTPTGYYVTAQGLSGYALKTELYNIIKDHNAQGYSAIWNFYDSSARDTYFENDNSILDMYSEKPNGSDSYNYAAVSDQCGNYSGEGGCYNREHSFPKSWFGGTIEPMNSDVHHIYATDGYVNSKRSNFPFGEVASASFTSTNGSKLGSAANSLNYSGTVFEPIDEFKGDFARAYFYMATRYENVIGTWQTKTTSSNAVLNGSSNQVFENWVVAMLLNWHNSDPVSQMELDRNQAAFEFQGNRNPYIDHPEFVEMIW
- a CDS encoding IS4 family transposase; the encoded protein is MINEHTHWAKQQFGKSDLGDPRRTARLVKLASTLANEPGKPLVNITQSPADMEGAYRFIRNENIDATAIAESGFKATVEQAKSHNLLLALEDTTTLIYKHSSIRDDLGHVGRGAKQRGLLAHSVLLFAPDTKQVVGLIEQSRWSRDINTIGKREKHATTSYEEKESYKWESASRAMAERLQGQMANVISVCDREADIYEYLQYKLSEQQRFVVRSMQSRHIEEGEDKLYAFASELMSAGTKHIHIAQKGGRKARSATLDITYAPVTLKAPYNKKGHSLPVYYVGCAERGNAENGLSWHLLTSEPVTSKEDALAIITYYEHRWLVEEYHKVWKSDGTDIESLRLQSQDNMERLVTINGFIATRILQLKFTNEQPDSPSCEQLLSPKAWKLLWLKRIKTPLPETAPNMSWAYQELAKLGGWKDTKRTGRASVKVLWQGWLKLQAILEGYDLAKSLESDL